DNA from Thiohalobacter sp.:
GGCGCTGCGCGCCGCGCTTGACGGGCGGCGGTCCGGCGCGGTCGGAATGAGGCGCATCAAATGAGCGACGAACGCAAGGACGGCATCCAGGATGCCGACCTGCACGCCTACCTGGACGGCGAGTTGGATGCCGACCGGCGGCTGGCGGTGGAGGCGCACCTGGCCCGCCACCCCTCGGACCGGGCCCGGCTGGAATCCTGGCGGGCGCAGCAGGCGGCCCTGCACCACCGGTTCGACGCCGTGCTGGCGGAACCCCTGCCCGC
Protein-coding regions in this window:
- a CDS encoding anti-sigma factor family protein, with translation MSDERKDGIQDADLHAYLDGELDADRRLAVEAHLARHPSDRARLESWRAQQAALHHRFDAVLAEPLPAALGRLPAPPPRPRPWRLATMLVLAAVLAGGLGWVLGRHQAQPAPALAHLVAP